In Nematostella vectensis chromosome 3, jaNemVect1.1, whole genome shotgun sequence, the genomic window AGCCAGCCAATTCATTATAACAAGGACAACCGCCTTTACTTTAGCAGCACTTCTGATTGGCTCCTCGGTTGCCATAACAACCATATGCTATATCCTTGCCGTACGTAAAATAAACCAGCATAAAACCTCCAAGATATTCGTCAACAGCTCTGAAACTCAACGCGTCTCCAACGTTGCGCGATACAAGAAATCAACTCAGACGATGTTGCTCGTCTTCGTTGTCTTCCTGCTGTGTTACACGCCATATCTTGTTGTCATAACAACAGCGGCTATCATTGGCGAAACCGCAGATGTTTGGTCGGCGGAAGCTATCTGCACTGTTCTTGTTTACAGCAATAGCTGTTTAAATCCGACGATCCTATTTTTCCGGATGAGGGAGATCCGAAATGCCGGGAAGCAGTTATTTCGAAAAAATCGGGTTGCTATGGCAATAGAAGAGCCCACGCTATCAATCACACGTACTGTTCGAAATCATAATACTGTCGCCATCCTTGAAATTATCGAGGAGAATAGCCATAACAGACCTATTCCAGTCGAATGAGTATCTATTAAATCATGGAGGTGAGAGGCCATAACGGACCTATTGTAACAATTATTTTTGGGTAAgtggtttatttattttggtcCTTTTAATTGACGACTACGAACACTCGGCTGGGGGAGGTACCGAGTTTTACTTGTTCGCTATTGCAAACTGAAGACAAGGTGCGTTCCAAGAGAAAAACCACAGCACCATATCATGTCATGTACATATATAATCGTGTCTTTTCGGGGCTTCTACCGTACCTCTTTTTATATGCCCCTAAGATGGCATGTTCTTTTCGATAACCGACACTGATATTCCGAAAAGCTTTTAGCTCCGATTAGATAAGGGTTTAGCCAATGAGGGTATAAGGAGCGACCTTCCTACGTGGGTGTGCCAGTCGGTTACCCTTGGACTGCCGTGAGTTATGTAATATTTATATGGTCGCTACTGACTACGGTAGTAACACACTAAATGCTTGCTGTGTTAGTGCGCATGTCAAGCTTCACACGTGAGGTGTAAGTGTTGTTGGTGATAACACTGCACTCAAAGTTGCTGTAGAACAGGTTGATAAGTGTGATGATCTTGTTGGGGATCCCATACGACTCCAAGATCTTCCAAAGAGTCTCCCGGTGTACACTGTCAAATGCCTTCCTAAAGTCTATAAAGTTGATGTACAGTGGGGCATTCCATTCCAGACACTGCTCGATGATGTTTCCCAGTGTGAAGATCTGATCTATATATCCTTGTCCTTTGCGGAATCCAGCCTGTTCTTGTCTCAGCCTGCTGTCAATGGCTGAGTCAATACGCTGGAGAAGAATCTTACAAAATATCTTGATGGGATGGAGAGAAGAGTTATGCCACGCCAGTTGTCACAGTTTTGCAGGTTGCCTTTCTTTGGGAGTTTAATAGACCTCTCGCCCATTCTCGTGGGATGACGTTTGAGTCCCAAATCTTGCTAAAGAGGTCAAGTAGCACAGTTGTGCTGGTGTCAAGGTCAGCTTGGAGCATCTCGGCATGGATGGAATCTATTCCGGGTGCTTGGCCATTCTTCATGGTTCTGATAGCTTCTCTAACCTCTAAAGCAGTAGGCGGGCCTGTATCGATGTTAAGAATGTCTTGCGGTGGTAGGGGATTCACTGGCTCCTCTGGTTCAGGTTGGTTAAGAACTTCTTGGAAGTGCTGAACCCATCTGGCTGCTTGTTCACGCTCGGTGGTCAATGTAGAGCCGTCCTTAGCTTTAATTGGTGGTGATTGGTTAGTTTAGCTACCGCAAAGCTGTTTCGTGATCTTATAAACGGTACTCAGCTCTCCTTTCATAGCAGCATCTTCGGCCTTGGAGGCCATCTCCTCGATGAATGTTCTCTTGTCTTTTCTTGCACTCCTTTTCACTTCTCTATCTTTGGATGCATATGTGCGTTGGGCCTGTTCTTGTAGCCTGGCTGATTTGGTGTTGAGCATCCTAAGCTTGAATTATTTTCGTTCGTCTATCTTCTTCCATGTCTCAGGTGATAACCATTGCTTGCTGTTCTTCTTCTTGTAGCCTATTATGTTGACTGCAGCCTCGTTATACACAGATTTGATCTTGTTCCATCTGGTTTCAACCGGGGTGTCTTCAGCATTGTCGGCAAGTGCCTGAAAGCGGTTCTTTACCTCTAGAACAAACTGCTTTTGAATCTTGGAACACTTAAGCTTGACGGCATCAAGTTGATTCCTCTGCTGGAATTGCTTCTTTACCTTGCGAAGTTTCAGTTTCACTGATGTTACAACTAGGTTGTGGTCACTCGATGCATCGGCTCCTCGATACACTCTAACATTTAAAAGGGATCGTCGCCATTTTCCATTAATGATGATATGGTCAATCTGGTTGAGTGTTCTTCCATCTGGTGACCTCCAAGTGAGTTTGTGGATGTTCTTGTGGGGGAATATAGTACCTCCAATTTCAAGGTCATTGTTGAGACAAAAATCTGCAAGTCGTTCGCCGTTGTTGTTCATTGTGCCACAGCCATACACGCCCATAGCTCTCTCGTAGTTGGTATTGTCTGTCCCTACTTTGGCGTTCAAATCTCCAATAACAAGCAACATGTCGTGTCTGGGAACCCTAGATATTACTTGGGTTAAATGTTTATACCAGTCGTCTTTTGCCTCGTCATCAGCTTCGTTTGTTGGTGCATAACACTGGATGATCGTAAGTTTACAGTGTTTGGAATCAAAGCGGGTTCTCAGTAATCGATCACTGATTGGCTCCCATTCTAACAAGgtgtaaacacattgacccctcaaaatattacaaatattataccacaaaaacctaattcataaaacctaaaactaaaaataggatacaaatattataccacaaaaacctaattcataaaacctaaaactaaaaatagtccCAACTACAATTTTCTAAAATGATACCCATTACAGAAAATGAACATATGAACTTTGCTGTCTCATAAAGCTCTATGATCTGATGAGCCAGAGGTTGAAAGAGCTTTTATAGGAGAAGCTGCAGAGGGAAAAATCATTGCTTTCGAGCAAAAAGCTGTCTTGGCTTTCTATGAAACCTGAATTTTACTTTTGGACCACATTATATTGTGAcatgtgaaaaaaaagttttttttaaggtttgtaAGACAACATTGAGGTATCCAgggttattgaaaatattgtaggTGGTATCAAAACAAGGCATATTTTTAGGTAATAACAGATTCTCAAGGTCCTAATATGTAtgtgcactttttttttttaaaatcaaaacagaattCCAGAATAGTCGATTCAAATTTCGAGTGTTCATcaaatatatgttgtttttcacaaattGCTAATACTTAGGGTTTTAGGAGACCAGctctgaaaaaaaacttttggttttatttctagtatatcatagctgtcaacccaacttggacagaaatcttgtca contains:
- the LOC125561132 gene encoding craniofacial development protein 2-like; this encodes MLLVIGDLNAKVGTDNTNYERAMGVYGCGTMNNNGERLADFCLNNDLEIGGTIFPHKNIHKLTWRSPDGRTLNQIDHIIINGKWRRSLLNVRVYRGADASSDHNLVVTSVKLKLRKVKKQFQQRNQLDAVKLKCSKIQKQFVLEVKNRFQALADNAEDTPVETRWNKIKSVYNEAAVNIIGYKKKNSKQWLSPETWKKIDERK
- the LOC5500731 gene encoding histamine H2 receptor, which gives rise to MLSGNLSTRPCSFLVYKPQTIRLVRDAYIAAAAINCITMFPTIILNVLLMRAMSRSPVLRKPSTLLLYSVSASDLLLGLIVQPGYIAKKIGEFTDNFQIYCKSGILTYTMGNLLVGVSFLNLTAISFDRLLIVTSGLRYPRNVTMLRVVIVIASIWVLMASISASQFIITRTTAFTLAALLIGSSVAITTICYILAVRKINQHKTSKIFVNSSETQRVSNVARYKKSTQTMLLVFVVFLLCYTPYLVVITTAAIIGETADVWSAEAICTVLVYSNSCLNPTILFFRMREIRNAGKQLFRKNRVAMAIEEPTLSITRTVRNHNTVAILEIIEENSHNRPIPVE